Part of the Penaeus vannamei isolate JL-2024 chromosome 9, ASM4276789v1, whole genome shotgun sequence genome is shown below.
GTAAACATGGCCAAAATTAAGATCAAAACCCTCGAGGGTCCATCCCCGAGGAAGCGCGAGATCCTCGCGAATGTTTTTTTTAACGCCGAAATCCGAGTGCTTCGGTATTTCACCATGCACGAGGGCTAGCTTGTCCTCGTCGAGGATGACACTCAGGTCCTCCAGACCTTGGAAAAGCATCGCTTCACCCCTATCCTCCCGATAGAGATGAAGGCCAAGCTCACCCTTGTACTTAAAAAGCTCGATCGCCAGGTAGTCAACGAGCCAGAGCAAGACATTGCTGACGAGATCATGGCCTCTGTTCCTGAGCATGTCTTTGTAATGAAGCTAAATTACATGATCAAGGTCAGGTTCTCCGACCATGCCACAGCCAAACAGATAAAGGAGAAAGGGCTCTACCTCTTCAAGGTATGTGTTGCCCCTTGGCAAGTGGAGTTTGAGAGGTTCACACCTCTCAAACAATGCAAGAATTGTTTTACCTACGGCCACCTTATGCCTCAGTGCAAAACAAAAAAGGCCCTTTGCTCTGAATGCGGCTCAGGCACTTACTCCTACAGAGAGTGCAAGAGCCAGCCAGTCGGTTGTCGCTATAAGGCTACTCCCATGTCTCGAAGCAGCGAGAAGCGTGGCGGTCAGACCGATGTTGTGTAGCCGACCTATCTAGAATATATATTTCAAGGAAGTGACTACTGGTAGGGCAGAAAAGGTCCCGATTTgtgtcctgcgcatgcgtggtaaaacaaacaagatggcggcgtaaGAATGCCGTACGCCTAACCGCGAGAAATCGGATACGCCTGCCGTAAGCATAACCTCGGCCATACTTTTAAGATCCGGAAGCGTACACCTTCCATCGATCAAACTTCAGATTCGACTCTGAGGGTCTTGTAATAACCTAATTTGGCCTAGGTTAAGCATGCGACCGCTGTATGCGATATCTCGCAGTTGGGCTTACAGCACACATGCTTATGCGCTTAAAAGCGTCATTTCCGGGTAATGAATAGAACCTACCTAATAAAGACTGGTGTCTCGTTTGTTTCACCACGCATCCACAGGCCAGCCATCTGGTCTTCTCTGCCGTATCAGTAGTCTTTTCCAACCTATTTAGGTTACTGAgatcacaacaaaaataaaagaatccaCTAAGGTGTGGTTCAAAATTTCCAACATTTCCACGAAAGTACAAAGTgcatgttggggggtggggtgaaggtggggattAAACCCGCTCGCAcgcttttttttatgaaaatgtagTCAGATAGTATTGAACACTCAGTATCTGTGGCTAAATAACACTTTCCCGCCTTCACGACCCtaggtattttttgtttattattattttttttttataaatgatcAATAAATTCATTCATGCTGAAAGTTAGTATATTCAATAGTTGGTGTGAAATATTTCTCCGACTTGGTTCTGATTCTTTGTCCCGATTGGAAATGATCCTGAACCTTCTCCTAAGTGAAAATAACCCCTAATTATGAAAAGATTTTAGGGGTAGCATGGCTATCAGGACTACCCTGTCAGCTCAAGGGCACGTCTGGCATAAACATTGTCAttgtacgcttgtgaaaatgttgaaaatgttgaacCACCCCTAAAGCGAACACAGTTGTTTCGAACAGCGGTTCCAAACCTCGGGTATTCTTTCTTACATGGATACACGAGCCTGCCTATAGAACCTTAGGCGTGTTCACCTACTGACATAAACTAGAGGAAGGAGTTATCTCCAAAATGCTTCAATAGTacataggaagaaagggaatgaaaaatatAGCAAAACCGTACATACAGTTTGAAAAGGTATTTTTATGCTGTTTAGGTTAACTGATTTTCAAATGTAAATATGAAGTATTCATTGCTTGAGAGCGAAAAATGACGATTGTGTTTTCATTATTCACCAAGATGATGTAGACTGTAAGCGAAGAGGAAGCTGAATTTTATTATGCATATCTTTTTGCAGCTGAGAGATGGAGAACAGGATGAAGTGGCTTCTTGTGGGCGTCTTCAGCCTTCTGCTGGCGATGGCGTTTCTGAATGTCCTGCTGGATGTGAAGCAATATGGAAAATCGTTAAGGTCAACTCTTACAGGTGCTGTGGCCTTAGAGACGTCAGGTGTCGCAAACCCTAAGGACTCAGAGACGATAGGGACCAAGGATTCAAAGGAGTTTGAACACAAGAAAGTGAAGGTGCCGAAATACGTGGCTTCAGAGACTTCAGAAGCCGATTCGGAGACGTCAGAGACTGAGGattcagagacgtcagaagccgagggttcagagGCATCAGAAGTCAAGATTGCAAAGACGTCAGAAGCCGATGATTTAAAGATGTCTGAAGCCGATGATACAGAGGTGTCACAGACCGAGGATCcagagacgtcagaagccgagggttcagagacgtcagaagccgaggATTCAAAGATGTTTCAAACCGAGGGTTCAAAGCggtcagaagccgagggttcagagacgtcagaagccgaggattcagagacgtcagaagccgagggttcagagacgtcagaaaCCGAGGattcagagacgtcagaagctGAGGGTTCAGAGCTGCTAAAAGCCGATACAGAGGCGTCAGCTGCCGAGGGTTCAAAGCggtcagaagccgagggttcacAGACGTCAGAATCCGAGGattcagagacgtcagaagccgagggttcagagacgtcagaagccgagggttcagagacgtcagaagccgaggattcagagacgtcagaagccgagggttcagagCTGTTAAAAGCCGATACAGAGGTGTCAGCTGCCGAGGGTTCAAAGATGTTTGAAACCGAGGGTTCAAAGCggtcagaagccgagggttcagagacgtcagaagccgagggttcagagacgtcagaagccgagggttcagagacgtcagaagccgaggATTCAAAGATGTTTGAAACCGAAGGTTCAAAGCggtcagaagccgagggttcagagacgtcagaagccgagggttcagagacgtcagaagccgagggttcagagacgtcagaagccgagggttcagagacgtcagaagccgaggattcagagacgtcagaagccgaggattcagagacgtcagaagccgaggattcagagacgtcagaagccgagCTGTTAAAAGCCGATACAGAGGCGTCAGCTGCCGAGGGTTCAAAGCggtcagaagccgagggttcagagacgtcagaagccgagggttcagggacgtcagaagccgagggttcagagacgtcagaagccgagggttcagagacgtcagaagccgagggttcagagacgtcagaagccgaggattcagagacgtcagaagccAAGGGTTCAGAGTTGTCAGAAGCCGAGGATTCAAAGATGTTTGAAACCGAGGGTTCAAAGCggtcagaagccgagggttcagagacgtcagaagccgagggttcagagacgtcagaagccgagggttcagagTTGTCAGAAGCCGAGGATTCAAAGATGTTTGAAACCGAGGGTTCAAAGCggtcagaagccgagggttcagagacgtcagaagccgagggttcagagacgtcagaagccgagggttcagagacgtcagaagccgagggttcagagacgtcagaagccgagggttcagagacgtcagaagtCGAGGATTCAAAGATGTTTGAAACCGAGGGTTCAAAGCggtcagaagccgagggttcagagacgtcagaaaccgagggttcagagacgtcagaagccgagggttcagagacgtcagaagccgagggttcagagacgtcagaagtCGAGGATTCAAAGATGTTTGAAGCCGAGGGTTCAAAGCggtcagaagccgagggttcaaagcggtcagaagccgagggttcaaagcggtcagaagccgagggttcaaAGCGGTCAGAAGCCGAAGGTTCAAAGCggtcagaagccgagggttcaaAGCGGTCAGAAGCCGggggttcagagacgtcagaagccgagggttcagagacgtcaaaagccgagggttcagagacgtcaaaagccgagggttcagagacgtcagaagccgagggttcagagacgtcagaagccgagggttcagagacgtcagaagccgagggttcagagacgtcagaagccgagggttcagagacgtcagaagccgagggttcagagacgtcagaagccgagggttcagagacgtcagaaaTCGAGGATTCAAAGATGTTTGAAGCCGAGGGTTCAAAGCggtcagaagccgagggttcagagacgtcagaagtcgagggttcagagacgtcagaagccgagggttcagagacgtcagaaaCCGAGGATTCAAAGATGTTTGAAACCGAGGGTTCAAAGCGGTCAGAATccgagggttcagagacgtcagaagccgagggttcagagacgtcagaagccgagggttcagagacgtcaaaagccgagggttcagagacgtcaAAAGCCGAGGATTCAAAGTTGTTTGAAACCGAGGGTTCAAAGCggtcagaagccgagggttcagagacgtcagaagccgagggttcagagacgtcagaagccgagggttcagagacgtcagaagccgagggttcagagacgtcagaagccgagggttcagagacgtcagaagccgagggttcagagacgtcagaagccgagggttcagagacgtcagaagccgagggttcagagacgtcagaagccgagggttcagagacgtcagaagccgaggATTCAAAGATGTTTGAAGCCGAGGGTTCAAAGCGGTCAGAATccgagggttcagagacgtcagaagccgagggttcagagacgtcagaagccgagggttcagagacgtcagaaaccgagggttcagagacgtcagaaaccgagggttcagagacgtcagaagccgagggttcagagacgtcagaagtCGAGGATTCAAAGATGTTTGAAGCCGAGGGTTCAAAGCggtcagaagccgagggttcaaAGCGGTCAGAAGCCGAAGGTTCAAAGCggtcagaagccgagggttcaaAGCGGTCAGAAGCCGggggttcagagacgtcagaagccgagggttcaaAGCGGTCAGAAGCCGAAGGTTCAAAGCggtcagaagccgagggttcagagTTGTCAGAAGCCGAGGATTCAAAGATGTTTGAAACCGAGGGTTCAAAGCggtcagaagccgagggttcagagacgtcagaagccgaggATTCAAAGATGTTTCAAACCGAGGGTTCAAAGCggtcagaagccgagggttcagagacgtcagaagccgaggattcagagacgtcagaagccgagggttcagagacgtcagaagtCGAGGATTCAAAGGTGTTTgaagccgagggttcagagacgtcagaagccgaggATTCAAAGATGTTTGAAACCGAGGGTTCAAAGCggtcagaagccgagggttcagagacgtcagaagccgagggttcagagacgtcagaagccgagggttcagagacgtcagaagccgagggttcagagacgtcagaagccAAGGGTTCAGAGTTGTCAGAAGCCGAGGATTCAAAGATGTTTGAAACCGAGGGTTCAAAGCGGTCAGAAGTcgagggttcagagacgtcagaagccgagggttcagagacgtcagaagccgaggATTCAAAGATGTTTGAAGCCGAGGGTTCAAAGCggtcagaagccgagggttcaaagcggtcagaagccgagggttcagagacgtcagaagccgagggttcagagaTGTTTGAAACCGAGGGTTCAAAGCggtcagaagccgagggttcagagacgtcaaaagccgagggttcagagacgtcaAAAGCCGAGGGTTTAGAGACGTCAGAAACCGAGGATTCAAAGATGTTTGAAACCGAGGGTTCAAAGCggtcagaagccgagggttcagagacgtcagaagccgaggATTCAAAAATGTTTGAAACCGAAGGTTCAAAGCggtcagaagccgagggttcagagacgtcagaagccgagggttcagaACTGTTAAAGGCCGACACAGAGTCGTCAGAGACCGAGGATTCAGATGATTTAGAAACCGAGGTTCTAGAGGCCCATGATAGAAAGGTGTCGCAAACCGAGGAGTCAAAGAATAATGACTCGTCCAAAATATTCATGGGCCctgaaaacaaaaaaggagaaaagaatgtgTATTGTCTCTCCGAAGACAATGACCCTTACACGGGCTTCGCTCTCCTAACTCCATACAGGGACGCCTACGGAATCTTGAAGGCGGATGATGTCATTCCCACAGGTGATTAGAGCTTATTTTCGTACAGTGCTTTGTGGTTCTGTGtgtaccgtctctctctcctcgaatAGTTGAATTAGCTTTGCAATCCTAGTTCTTAGCGTATCAGGAAACGTATGGAAACAGTGTCACTCTTTTCGCCTACGATgaccttttttttcaaatatcctgCTCAGGATGCCAGCCAGTGCAAATGTGGCACCTCGTACGCCACGGAAGCAACGGTCCTCCGAAGAAAGACTATATAAAGTTTGAAGATAACTTGACAGTTCTTAGGAGAAAGATCCTTCGAAGTCGCACGAACTTGAAGGGTAGGTGACATAGTAGTCTctagtgttataattattgttgtttattgttacaGTTTTAAATAAGGTTGGTATTAGGCTTTTAACATTaccagtatctttattatcatcaacatcttaCCAGCATTATCGCCGTCAATGTCACCTTTATCATTGTCCGAGCCATAACCGTAATACCATCATCCTCATGATCacaatcaccagcatcatcagtcaataccatcttcatcatcaacaccatcactaccacaattatcattatcactatcatcgacCGTAGACAGACGGATTAATCCTTGCATCTTGCAGGAAAGCTCTGCGACAAGGATTTGGCATTAATTCAAAGGTGGAAAATGTCTCACATGATGAGCAATTCAGCTATGCTTACtaaggaaggcgaggaagaaatTGCCACTTTAGCGCACCGGTTCAAGTCTGTATTCCCAGGTCTTCTGAAAAAGGGATTCACAATGAGAGTCAAGCCCGGAGATGGTACTAAGGTAATGGTTCTATACTTACGCTGCATTTGAAagtgaatgattgtgtgtgtgtgtgagagagagagagagagagagagagtgtttctgtgtgtgagtgagagagagcgagcgagagaggttGACTGAGTGACCTGGAGTATATTTTCACATGTATGAATATcatcctgtctgtctctcaccctaTTTAAACATACACTGCTCTAAAACCTACAGAGCGCCTTCAGTAAGGGGCACTATAACCAGCAGAGTATGGTCGCCTATAATAAAGGCATGTTCGGCTTTTACACGAAATGGGTAGCAGTTGGCGGAAAGCCATCAGCGATTTTACAGgtaacactttttttctctcaaatgtTGGTCTGATTTCTTTTAtacaacaatgaagatgatataaAATTCTTTAGTAGGGCAGTAGATATTATAAATacagtatacattatatatatatatatatatatatatatatatatatatatatatatatatatatatatatatatacatatacacaatatacattatgtatatacagcatacactatataaaactgtatacatttatatatatagagtatacattatatatacacagtatacatcatagatacaaaataaattatagatccagtataaattatatatacattatacatgatatatgcagaatatattatatataaacaatatgtataaaatatgcagTATTAATTATATAGAGAGTATAGATtctatgaacaatatatatatcatatagacagtatacacacacatacatatgtatatatagtatatatacataatatataatatacatatatatatgtatacacctgtatgtatgtctgtatatatatatatatatatatatatatatatatatgtatgtatgtatgtatgtatatatatatatatatatatatatatatatatatatatatatatatatatatgtatatatatatatatatatatatatatgtatgtgaaaatataaattatatatatatatatatatatatatatatatatatatatatatagacatgaatatatttagatatatgtgtagatatatgtatatatgtatgtttatgtatgtgtatatatatatatgtatgtatatatatatatacatatatatgtatgtatgtatgtatattcaaatatatgtttatatatatgtatatatatgtatctatgtatgtttatggatatgtatatatatatatatatatatatatatatatgtatattcaaatatatgtatatatatgtatgtttgtgtatatatatacatataaattcacacatacacacaatatatatatatatatatatatatatatatatatatatatatatatatatattatatgcacacacacatgtatatatcatcatcatcatggagctaacgccgacgggggcgcatggccgcatccaccctttgtttgtacctatgagggtccctcatggcaagccgccaggcagttACTCGGCCCATCCCAAGCTCCTGACGACAGGTTTTATTGATCGGCCCATGCCACGACTTCCTAAgccgtcccacaggtctcctccaccctgggctgtctcgaacagagacagcctaatgggcaggatcatcctgagggaagcgagccaggtggctgtagaGCCTGAGTTGCCGATCACGGATTGTGTAggttggacacgtggttccgCCAACAGTACCGCATGATCAGGCGCAAGGACCAATTACAAAAGGCATGACGacgactccaaggcacaggataatgtccaggtttcactaccgtagagcaaaactgaccttatcagggccttgaagacgcgtagcttggtccttctgcgcaggtaccggcatctccaaatactcttgttgagagagttcatgacccttgctggCAGCccaagaagctcgacaggccccccaacactttacagcactttcaggaccgtatcgaacaccttgaggttgatgtaggctgcaagcagcccacgcccgaacttacAACGACACTTTACAATGCCTTGAAGTGCAAATATATGGTCtgttgttgacttaccaggagcgaattcagattgctccagcctctgatgcctcagtaggtggtctctgatacatctcaggaggatgtgggcgagaaccttgcctggcatactgagcagtgtgatgtctCGGTGGTTGCTGTAATCCCAtcggcccccccttccccttccagagagggatgaccacacctctcaacaggtcagggggaacggtaccggaccgtcaGATAgctgccaggacagcatgcaacccccgcgccatgggttcaccaccagcctttaacagttcagctgggatgccgcgtatacctgctgctttaccactcttcagcttggaaatcgcccctctaacttcagttagggagggaggatcctcactaatgggtgggtcTAGTAACGGAATGTCAGCattacctgcatccaagttaactgttagtgggtcaacctggtacaactgctcaaaatacacAGCCCAGTGCTCCCGCACCACAACAgtatctgagacgatctggccacttactaagagAACtgttgtcacctgtgaagagggattggtcctttactaagaaatggccttctacctcctctgcaagactcctaataaactgttccttgtcccttcttaacagtgactgagttctgagcacctgagaacggtgcaaatcccgatcccctgtcagacgagccacacgacaagcatttgtggcatccagtgtctcctgcgagatgaaattctgttttGCTCTTGGCCGTTCACCAAtcgtttcttgagctgcatcaagcgtttcacgcttgaaggtgtcccgcaGAAGTACTcggtctgtcagattgtcgagtGCTGCGAAACGACTAGGCacaatccccctccctcagcctatcCAAGTGAAACATGCTGGGGTGATCATtgaaccgctggggagttttgaagtggacccagatgATAATTCAATTatttatggtcagtaccacagaactcggcactcccaTATACCGTGCAGTTTTGGAGGattcaacgagtgctaacgagtatctCCTTGTCTGCATTACCCACATAACTGTACCACATCCAGCGGTgtgggtatgtacatatatatatatatatatatatatatatatatatatatatatacataaatatatatgtatatatacataaatatatatgtatatatacatatatatatacatatatatacatatatacacatatacatatgtacacacacatacacacaaacacactcacacacacacaaacacacacaaacacactcacacacacacaaacacactcacacactcacacacatacacacatacacacatacacacatacacacacacacacacacacacacacacacacacacacac
Proteins encoded:
- the LOC113829191 gene encoding dentin sialophosphoprotein isoform X2 gives rise to the protein MENRMKWLLVGVFSLLLAMAFLNVLLDVKQYGKSLRSTLTGAVALETSGVANPKDSETIGTKDSKEFEHKKVKVPKYVASETSEADSETSETEDSETSEAEGSEASEVKIAKTSEADDLKMSEADDTEVSQTEDPETSEAEGSETSEAEDSKMFQTEGSKRSEAEGSETSEAEDSETSEAEGSETSETEDSETSEAEGSELLKADTEASAAEGSKRSEAEGSQTSESEDSETSEAEGSETSEAEGSETSEAEDSETSEAEGSELLKADTEVSAAEGSKMFETEGSKRSEAEGSETSEAEGSETSEAEGSETSEAEDSKMFETEGSKRSEAEGSETSEAEGSETSEAEGSETSEAEGSETSEAEDSETSEAEDSETSEAEDSETSEAELLKADTEASAAEGSKRSEAEGSETSEAEGSGTSEAEGSETSEAEGSETSEAEGSETSEAEDSETSEAKGSELSEAEDSKMFETEGSKRSEAEGSETSEAEGSETSEAEGSELSEAEDSKMFETEGSKRSEAEGSETSEAEGSETSEAEGSETSEAEGSETSEAEGSETSEVEDSKMFETEGSKRSEAEGSETSETEGSETSEAEGSETSEAEGSETSEVEDSKMFEAEGSKRSEAEGSKRSEAEGSKRSEAEGSKRSEAEGSKRSEAEGSKRSEAGGSETSEAEGSETSKAEGSETSKAEGSETSEAEGSETSEAEGSETSEAEGSETSEAEGSETSEAEGSETSEAEGSETSEIEDSKMFEAEGSKRSEAEGSETSEVEGSETSEAEGSETSETEDSKMFETEGSKRSESEGSETSEAEGSETSEAEGSETSKAEGSETSKAEDSKLFETEGSKRSEAEGSETSEAEGSETSEAEGSETSEAEGSETSEAEGSETSEAEGSETSEAEGSETSEAEGSETSEAEGSETSEAEDSKMFEAEGSKRSESEGSETSEAEGSETSEAEGSETSETEGSETSETEGSETSEAEGSETSEVEDSKMFEAEGSKRSEAEGSKRSEAEGSKRSEAEGSKRSEAGGSETSEAEGSKRSEAEGSKRSEAEGSELSEAEDSKMFETEGSKRSEAEGSETSEAEDSKMFQTEGSKRSEAEGSETSEAEDSETSEAEGSETSEVEDSKVFEAEGSETSEAEDSKMFETEGSKRSEAEGSETSEAEGSETSEAEGSETSEAEGSETSEAKGSELSEAEDSKMFETEGSKRSEVEGSETSEAEGSETSEAEDSKMFEAEGSKRSEAEGSKRSEAEGSETSEAEGSEMFETEGSKRSEAEGSETSKAEGSETSKAEGLETSETEDSKMFETEGSKRSEAEGSETSEAEDSKMFETEGSKRSEAEGSETSEAEGSELLKADTESSETEDSDDLETEVLEAHDRKVSQTEESKNNDSSKIFMGPENKKGEKNVYCLSEDNDPYTGFALLTPYRDAYGILKADDVIPTGCQPVQMWHLVRHGSNGPPKKDYIKFEDNLTVLRRKILRSRTNLKGKLCDKDLALIQRWKMSHMMSNSAMLTKEGEEEIATLAHRFKSVFPGLLKKGFTMRVKPGDGTKSAFSKGHYNQQSMVAYNKGMFGFYTKWVAVGGKPSAILQFSDNCGNYIERVINADKRRKPYHNFMNGSYMTSVLESVADRLGFAVSVSDVRVMYNACRYYYAWYPHKDSPWCSVFTPDNLKILEYWEDLRVYYDQGPVYEISSKQACKLGKEVMDQFRQEPSLLGIKWKRAVLDSTSPGTSSTQRLW
- the LOC113829191 gene encoding dentin sialophosphoprotein isoform X1, yielding MENRMKWLLVGVFSLLLAMAFLNVLLDVKQYGKSLRSTLTGAVALETSGVANPKDSETIGTKDSKEFEHKKVKVPKYVASETSEADSETSETEDSETSEAEGSEASEVKIAKTSEADDLKMSEADDTEVSQTEDPETSEAEGSETSEAEDSKMFQTEGSKRSEAEGSETSEAEDSETSEAEGSETSETEDSETSEAEGSELLKADTEASAAEGSKRSEAEGSQTSESEDSETSEAEGSETSEAEGSETSEAEDSETSEAEGSELLKADTEVSAAEGSKMFETEGSKRSEAEGSETSEAEGSETSEAEGSETSEAEDSKMFETEGSKRSEAEGSETSEAEGSETSEAEGSETSEAEGSETSEAEDSETSEAEDSETSEAEDSETSEAELLKADTEASAAEGSKRSEAEGSETSEAEGSGTSEAEGSETSEAEGSETSEAEGSETSEAEDSETSEAKGSELSEAEDSKMFETEGSKRSEAEGSETSEAEGSETSEAEGSELSEAEDSKMFETEGSKRSEAEGSETSEAEGSETSEAEGSETSEAEGSETSEAEGSETSEVEDSKMFETEGSKRSEAEGSETSETEGSETSEAEGSETSEAEGSETSEVEDSKMFEAEGSKRSEAEGSKRSEAEGSKRSEAEGSKRSEAEGSKRSEAEGSKRSEAGGSETSEAEGSETSKAEGSETSKAEGSETSEAEGSETSEAEGSETSEAEGSETSEAEGSETSEAEGSETSEAEGSETSEIEDSKMFEAEGSKRSEAEGSETSEVEGSETSEAEGSETSETEDSKMFETEGSKRSESEGSETSEAEGSETSEAEGSETSKAEGSETSKAEDSKLFETEGSKRSEAEGSETSEAEGSETSEAEGSETSEAEGSETSEAEGSETSEAEGSETSEAEGSETSEAEGSETSEAEGSETSEAEDSKMFEAEGSKRSESEGSETSEAEGSETSEAEGSETSETEGSETSETEGSETSEAEGSETSEVEDSKMFEAEGSKRSEAEGSKRSEAEGSKRSEAEGSKRSEAGGSETSEAEGSKRSEAEGSKRSEAEGSELSEAEDSKMFETEGSKRSEAEGSETSEAEDSKMFQTEGSKRSEAEGSETSEAEDSETSEAEGSETSEVEDSKVFEAEGSETSEAEDSKMFETEGSKRSEAEGSETSEAEGSETSEAEGSETSEAEGSETSEAKGSELSEAEDSKMFETEGSKRSEVEGSETSEAEGSETSEAEDSKMFEAEGSKRSEAEGSKRSEAEGSETSEAEGSEMFETEGSKRSEAEGSETSKAEGSETSKAEGLETSETEDSKMFETEGSKRSEAEGSETSEAEDSKMFETEGSKRSEAEGSETSEAEGSELLKADTESSETEDSDDLETEVLEAHDRKVSQTEESKNNDSSKIFMGPENKKGEKNVYCLSEDNDPYTGFALLTPYRDAYGILKADDVIPTGCQPVQMWHLVRHGSNGPPKKDYIKFEDNLTVLRRKILRSRTNLKGKLCDKDLALIQRWKMSHMMSNSAMLTKEGEEEIATLAHRFKSVFPGLLKKGFTMRVKPGDGTKSAFSKGHYNQQSMVAYNKGMFGFYTKWVAVGGKPSAILQFSDNCGNYIERVINADKRRKPYHNFMNGSYMTSVLESVADRLGFAVSVSDVRVMYNACRYYYAWYPHKDSPWCSVFTPDNLKILEYWEDLRVYYDQGPVYEISSKQACKLGKEVMDQFRNQVEKGSAGLYLTRYIVYPEALVTFITLMGIFSEQERLDEFTIPDSRVWKTSEFAGFGGNLAILLSVCIDHSFWVSALINERPVQLQGCNSTLGCSWDDFSENNKHLNDCNLFKICGRTTRRLRRPHFWYDYYINENWM